In a single window of the Salvelinus namaycush isolate Seneca chromosome 18, SaNama_1.0, whole genome shotgun sequence genome:
- the LOC120063079 gene encoding ankyrin repeat domain-containing protein 13A-like, whose amino-acid sequence MLSAGNEDFRVKFPLHSLVWENDYRKLENDSTKNDVEAVDPRGRTPLHLAVSLGHLESVRVLLRHGAEVTKENAKNWTVLQEAVSTGDPEMVQLVLQRRDYLKASTALGGVPELLSKIRESPDFYMEMKWEFTSWIPLVSRVCPSDVCRIWKSGASLRVDATLLGFENMTWIRGRRSYIFRGDDACTELMEVNHDEQVVDTERFDISREIEDVTLDSMQPAEQEVAKRLTTPVVNTFLDTRDIAFERNKSGFWGWRSDKTEVVNGFEAKVFTVNNVSVVIRTRTEHLTDEEKARIKSERNVLESLLGTVEQQISVQGDLTLEYATANNPTAITPEEYFDPAFDLEDRDIGRPIELTIRTQKFKGTLWMSEEHPLSLVEQVTPIIDLMARTSTHFARLRDFVTLKFPPGFPVKIEIPLFHVLNTRISFGSVNKCSTGEPLETPPSAATSEEEEVREVREEGGCSEAAVPPLFQVCPSVFEVPSHYRHRGGGGSRHTPVSNHDEELLQYAIHQSLLESGGGTLGQEVTWEDANGDLTDPILSSQSDGSIPEGVLVDLGDTTSSQASSGTSASSPDTDLRMAMELSARAQAEEERRRKEEEEELERILQLSLTEK is encoded by the exons ATGTTATCCGCGGGCAACGAAGATTTCAGGGTGAAGTTTCCACTACATTCCTTAGTCTGGGAAAATGATTACAGGAAATTGGAAAACGACTCAACAAAG AACGACGTCGAGGCTGTGGATCCCAGGGGAAGGACACCGCTCCACCTGGCTGTGTCGCTGGGCCACCTGGAGTCGGTGAGAGTGCTTCTGAGACATGGCGCTGAAGTTACcaaagagaatgccaagaattgGACAG tgcTGCAGGAGGCAGTCAGCACCGGCGACCCAGAGATGGTGCAGCTAGTGCTCCAGCGGCGAGACTACCTCAAAGCCTCCACAGCTCTGGGAGGAGTGCCTGAGCTTCTGAGCAAGATCCGTgag TCCCCAGATTTCTACATGGAAATGAAATGGGAGTTCACAAGTTGGA TCCCTCTCGTTTCCCGGGTTTGTCCCAGTGACGTGTGTCGGATCTGGAAGAGTGGGGCCAGCCTGCGTGTGGACGCCACTCTGCTAGGCTTCGAGAACATGACCTGGATCAGAGGTCGTCGGAGCTACATTTTCAGGGGAGATG ATGCCTGCACAGAGTTGATGGAGGTGAACCATGACGAACAGGTGGTGGACACGGAACGCTTTGACATCTCCAGGGAGATAGAAGACGTAACGCTGGACTCCATGCAACCTGCAGAACAGGAAGTGGCCAAGCGGCTGACCACGCCCGTTGTCAATACCTTTCTGGACACCAGGGACATTGCTTTTGAGAG AAATAAATCTGGGTTTTGGGGTTGGAGGAGTGATAAAACGGAAGTTGTCAATGGTTTCGAGGCTAAG GTTTTCACTGTGAACAATGTAAGCGTGGTGATCCGGACGAGGACAGAGCATCTCACCGATGAGGAGAAGGCTAGAATAAAAA GTGAGAGGAATGTTCTGGAGTCTCTTCTGGGCACAGTGGAGCAGCAGATAAGTGTTCAAGGG GACCTCACGCTGGAGTACGCGACAGCCAACAACCCCACCGCCATCACACCGGAGGAGTACTTTGACCCTGCGTTTGACCTTGAAGACCGAGACATTGGCCGGCCCATTGAACTTACCATCCGAACCCAGAA GTTCAAGGGTACATTGTGGATGAGCGAGGAACACCCCCTCTCCCTGGTGGAGCAGGTCACCCCCATCATCGATCTCATGGCCCGGACCAGCACCCACTTCGCCCGGCTGCGGGATTTTGTCACCCTCAAGTTCCCTCCAGGGTTCCCTGTAAAAATAG AGATTCCCCTATTCCATGTGCTCAACACCCGCATTTCATTTGGCAGTGTCAACAAATGCAGTACGGGCGAACCCTTGGAGACACCCCCCTCCGCTGCcacatccgaggaggaggaggtgagggaggtgagggaggagGGCGGCTGCAGCGAAGCTGCAG TTCCCCCTCTATTCCAGGTGTGCCCGTCGGTGTTTGAGGTGCCCTCACACTACCGCCACCGAGGAGGGGGTGGCAGCCGCCACACGCCGGTGTCAAATCATGACGAGGAGCTACTGCAGTATGCCATCCACCAGAGTCTGCTGGAGTCCGGTGGTGGAACCCTGGGACAG GAAGTGACCTGGGAGGATGCCAATGGTGACCTCACAGACCCCATACTCAGTAGCCAGAGTGACGG AAGCATCCCAGAGGGGGTGCTGGTGGACCTGGGAGACACCACGTCGAGTCAGGCGAGCTCGGGCACCTCGGCCTCCAGCCCCGACACTGACCTCCGCATGGCCATGGAGCTGTCGGCCCGGGCCCAGgccgaggaggagaggaggaggaaggaggaagaggaggagctggAGAGGATATTGCAGCTCTCGCTCACAGAGAAGTAA